The uncultured Methanomethylovorans sp. genome contains a region encoding:
- a CDS encoding lysylphosphatidylglycerol synthase transmembrane domain-containing protein codes for MNNPKNNSASYSTPKLRFTNRSLLQLLLLGLAVHIILPQFTTLENSMQVIRTMVLWAVLFAVGSQIVSYIGSGYLLKATVAIANQRLSVTWGIIISLAASSIGVIAGGMVGNAASTYKWMRKMGINEEGAALAGTLPSFYNNVLLLFLSIFGMIHLLLVNQLSISQSMIFIIILSIIGLCAGFVIYGYNHRQQFTSILIGFASCLARLSHKPYTPRTTEEDVSKMFDSMNVLRSGGWRGPAAGAIMNTGFDMMTLYFLFTAAGNSVSLGVLLTGYGLPLLFGKMAFFIPGGVGIVEGTMAAIYGGLGVQSSIIVLVVLVYRMISFWLPTLLGFPLAAYLQNSNNHFK; via the coding sequence ATGAATAATCCTAAAAATAATTCAGCCAGTTATTCAACTCCAAAATTGAGATTCACAAATCGCTCTCTATTACAGCTTTTATTACTTGGGTTGGCAGTGCATATTATACTACCACAGTTTACGACCCTGGAAAATTCCATGCAAGTTATCCGTACAATGGTATTGTGGGCTGTACTCTTTGCTGTAGGGTCGCAGATAGTGAGTTATATTGGCAGTGGTTATCTTTTGAAAGCAACAGTTGCTATCGCAAACCAACGTTTATCGGTAACATGGGGCATAATTATTAGTCTTGCAGCTTCCAGCATTGGCGTTATCGCCGGAGGGATGGTTGGCAATGCAGCATCCACATATAAATGGATGAGAAAAATGGGTATTAACGAAGAAGGAGCAGCGCTGGCAGGAACGCTACCTTCATTTTACAACAATGTTTTATTGCTTTTTTTATCTATCTTCGGCATGATCCACTTGCTTTTAGTGAATCAGCTTTCTATCTCGCAATCGATGATCTTTATTATCATACTCTCAATTATAGGATTATGTGCAGGTTTTGTTATTTATGGGTATAATCATCGTCAACAGTTCACTTCAATTTTGATTGGATTTGCAAGTTGCCTGGCACGTCTGAGTCATAAGCCTTACACACCACGTACAACTGAAGAGGATGTCTCAAAAATGTTTGATTCTATGAATGTGTTACGTAGTGGTGGCTGGCGTGGTCCGGCAGCCGGTGCGATTATGAATACAGGTTTTGATATGATGACTCTGTATTTCCTTTTTACAGCAGCCGGCAATAGTGTGAGTCTTGGGGTACTACTTACTGGATATGGTCTTCCCTTACTTTTTGGTAAAATGGCCTTTTTTATTCCCGGCGGCGTTGGGATAGTGGAAGGCACAATGGCCGCAATTTATGGTGGACTTGGTGTTCAGTCATCTATTATAGTTCTGGTTGTACTTGTCTATAGGATGATCTCATTCTGGTTGCCAACATTACTAGGATTTCCATTGGCAGCTTATCTTCAGAATTCAAATAATCATTTTAAATAA